A single genomic interval of Chryseobacterium paludis harbors:
- a CDS encoding ribonucleotide-diphosphate reductase subunit beta, which produces MGIFDKRVSYKPFEYPEVLQFVEAINKSFWVHSEVDFTADVQDFHSQLEPHEKNAVKNALLAIAQIEVSVKTFWGNLYNHLPKPELNGLGATFAECEFRHSEAYSRLVEVLGYNEEFTNVIEVPAVKKRIDFLSNVLKHANSSTPKEYVSSLLLFSILIENVSLFSQFAIILSFTRFKGYMKNVSNIIAWTSIDEQIHANAGIYLINKIREEQPELLTDSDIEDIYTLVDQSVELEGEIVDWIFELGELTVFSKEDLLNFMKYRVDDSLKKINMDTRYNISPEQYRPMKWFEEEVFANSMDDFFAKRPVDYTKHDKSITANDLF; this is translated from the coding sequence ATGGGAATTTTTGATAAGAGAGTAAGTTACAAGCCATTTGAATACCCTGAGGTTCTTCAATTTGTAGAAGCGATTAATAAATCGTTTTGGGTGCATTCGGAAGTGGATTTTACTGCAGATGTTCAGGATTTTCATTCGCAGTTAGAACCGCACGAAAAAAATGCTGTGAAAAATGCACTTTTAGCAATTGCACAGATAGAGGTGTCTGTAAAGACATTCTGGGGAAACCTATACAACCACTTACCAAAGCCTGAATTGAACGGTCTTGGAGCTACTTTTGCAGAATGCGAATTTCGCCATTCTGAAGCTTATTCCCGTCTAGTAGAGGTACTAGGATATAATGAAGAATTCACAAATGTAATAGAAGTTCCTGCTGTGAAGAAGAGAATTGACTTCTTGTCAAACGTTCTTAAGCATGCTAATTCTTCAACACCGAAAGAATATGTTTCTTCACTTTTATTGTTCAGTATACTGATCGAAAACGTATCTCTTTTCTCGCAATTTGCGATCATCCTTTCTTTCACAAGATTTAAAGGGTATATGAAAAATGTTTCGAATATCATCGCTTGGACTTCAATAGATGAACAAATTCATGCTAATGCAGGAATTTATTTAATCAATAAAATCCGTGAGGAACAACCGGAATTATTAACGGATTCTGATATTGAAGATATCTATACATTGGTAGATCAATCTGTAGAATTAGAAGGGGAAATTGTAGACTGGATCTTCGAATTAGGGGAATTAACTGTCTTCTCAAAAGAAGATTTGTTAAACTTCATGAAATACCGTGTTGATGACAGCTTAAAGAAAATCAATATGGACACTCGTTACAACATTTCTCCTGAACAGTATCGACCAATGAAATGGTTTGAAGAAGAAGTTTTCGCTAACTCTATGGATGATTTCTTTGCTAAAAGACCCGTAGATTACACAAAACACGATAAGAGTATTACAGCAAACGATTTGTTTTAA
- a CDS encoding ABC transporter ATP-binding protein yields MLVIQDLNKSYDTGKSKLHVLKGINLNIAEGEFVSIMGSSGSGKSTLLNIIGILDEKDSGTYELDGVPIEHLSEIKAAEYRSKFLGFIFQSFNLIGYKTALDNVALPLYYQNVPRKERNQKAMEYLEKVGLAQWATHLPNELSGGQKQRVAIARALITNPKIVLADEPTGALDSKTTHDIMKLLQDINDEGKTIIVVTHEPDVAAQTKRNVILKDGIIESDEFIKQVVL; encoded by the coding sequence ATGTTAGTAATTCAGGATTTAAATAAATCATACGATACAGGCAAAAGTAAACTGCACGTTCTCAAGGGTATTAATCTTAATATCGCTGAAGGTGAGTTTGTTTCCATCATGGGAAGTTCAGGTTCCGGAAAGTCCACACTCCTTAATATTATAGGTATTCTGGATGAAAAGGATTCTGGTACTTATGAGCTGGATGGAGTTCCAATCGAACATTTATCTGAAATAAAGGCTGCTGAATACAGAAGTAAATTCCTGGGATTTATTTTTCAGTCTTTTAACTTGATCGGATATAAAACAGCTTTAGATAATGTTGCCCTTCCTTTATATTACCAAAATGTACCAAGGAAAGAGCGTAACCAGAAAGCAATGGAATATTTGGAAAAAGTAGGTCTTGCTCAATGGGCGACCCACCTTCCAAACGAACTTTCAGGAGGACAGAAACAAAGAGTAGCTATTGCAAGAGCTTTGATTACCAATCCTAAAATTGTATTGGCAGATGAGCCTACGGGTGCTTTGGATTCAAAGACCACACATGATATTATGAAGCTGCTTCAGGATATTAATGATGAGGGAAAAACCATCATTGTGGTTACTCACGAACCAGACGTTGCGGCACAAACCAAAAGAAACGTTATTTTAAAAGATGGAATCATTGAAAGTGATGAGTTTATAAAGCAGGTTGTTTTGTAA
- a CDS encoding ABC transporter permease — translation MFDLDRWQEIFSSIRSNVLRTVLSGFTVALGLFIFIVLFGIGKGLQNAFTEGFARDAQNLISIFTGKTTVAYKGLQSDRTVTMNNDDYDFLVNEDKEKVGYSTPRYQTSLLVKYGKESGNYQVNGGDPEEKFIENRKILEGRYLNPSDLDRKQNVAVIGRMVQRDLIKNGSPIGKDLNINGTMFKVVGVFSDDGGDWDERHISVPITTLQQMKKGSDTVSTVYIAYNEKLNPQEAIKYGNELKDRLKARKSVSPDDENGVRVWNNAENMNDTFMFMAVLTGIVGFIGMGTLIAGIIGISNIMVYIVKERTKEIGVRKAIGAKPRSIVALIVQESVVITVISGLVGVGLGILALSLMGDRLEEYFIKNPSVGGTEIFMAFLALVFSGLIAGFVPAYRASKIKPIEALRSE, via the coding sequence ATGTTTGACCTGGATCGGTGGCAGGAAATATTCAGTTCTATTCGCAGTAATGTATTGCGAACGGTACTTTCTGGATTTACGGTAGCGTTGGGGTTATTTATCTTTATCGTTCTTTTTGGAATTGGTAAAGGTTTGCAAAATGCTTTTACAGAGGGTTTTGCACGAGATGCTCAAAACCTGATTTCCATTTTTACAGGAAAAACCACAGTTGCTTATAAAGGACTACAGTCTGATCGTACCGTTACGATGAATAATGATGACTATGATTTCCTGGTTAATGAGGATAAAGAAAAAGTAGGCTATTCTACTCCGAGATATCAGACTAGTTTATTAGTGAAGTATGGTAAGGAAAGTGGCAACTACCAGGTTAATGGAGGAGATCCTGAAGAAAAATTTATAGAGAACAGAAAGATTCTTGAGGGTCGTTACCTTAATCCTTCAGATCTTGACAGGAAACAAAATGTCGCTGTAATAGGGAGAATGGTGCAACGTGACTTGATCAAAAATGGAAGTCCTATAGGAAAAGACTTGAATATTAATGGAACCATGTTCAAGGTAGTTGGTGTATTTTCTGATGATGGTGGAGACTGGGATGAAAGACATATTTCGGTACCTATTACGACTTTACAGCAAATGAAGAAAGGGTCGGATACCGTAAGTACTGTGTATATTGCCTATAATGAGAAACTAAATCCTCAGGAAGCCATAAAATATGGTAATGAGCTTAAAGATAGATTAAAAGCCAGAAAAAGTGTTTCGCCAGATGATGAAAACGGAGTCCGGGTATGGAATAATGCCGAGAATATGAATGATACATTCATGTTTATGGCTGTACTTACAGGGATTGTAGGTTTTATTGGAATGGGAACCCTGATTGCCGGAATTATCGGAATCAGTAATATTATGGTTTACATTGTTAAAGAAAGAACCAAAGAAATTGGCGTGAGAAAAGCTATTGGTGCAAAACCCAGAAGTATTGTTGCTTTAATTGTTCAGGAAAGTGTAGTGATTACAGTAATTTCAGGACTTGTTGGAGTTGGCTTAGGAATATTGGCACTCAGCTTAATGGGAGACCGACTTGAGGAATATTTTATAAAAAACCCAAGTGTAGGAGGGACTGAGATCTTCATGGCATTTTTAGCTTTGGTATTTTCAGGGCTTATAGCAGGCTTTGTTCCCGCCTATAGAGCATCGAAAATTAAACCTATAGAAGCATTGCGATCAGAATAA
- a CDS encoding ABC transporter permease, translating to MNILFKKDTWQEIYYSLRNNKLRTFLTMIGVGWGMFLYVSLLGAAKGMENGFDKLFSGFATNSIFLWAQKTSIPYEGFPKGREMKLHLPDMEMLKRKVPEIDYISPQNARGSFTGTPGEAMSKNGKSATYSLTGDYPVGNKISEKKLIFGRYINDADLSGNKNVAVIGEEVYKNFFDSKKKENPIGKSINIKGLFFNIIGVFRVKKGGGFENDRTVFIPLSTYTKMYNAGDNIDMFAIVGRSEADLKVVEEKVKQVLKLKNKVSPEDTNAFGSFNLGKEFGKLTGFLTGMQLLTIIVGTLTILAGVIAISNILLITVKERTKEIGIRRALGAKPSEVRNQILLESVVITLSSGLLGFMSGIFVLMILNMITQNQDAFPFYNPTVNYGNVFAAMAVMVILGLIIGMIPAQRAVKIRPIEALRSE from the coding sequence ATGAACATCTTATTTAAAAAGGATACCTGGCAGGAAATTTATTATTCATTGAGAAATAATAAACTTCGGACATTCCTTACCATGATCGGTGTGGGTTGGGGTATGTTTTTATATGTAAGTCTGCTTGGAGCAGCAAAAGGAATGGAGAATGGTTTTGATAAATTATTCTCAGGCTTTGCTACAAATTCTATTTTTCTATGGGCTCAGAAAACTTCCATTCCTTATGAAGGTTTTCCAAAAGGAAGAGAGATGAAACTACATCTGCCTGATATGGAAATGTTGAAGAGAAAAGTTCCTGAAATAGATTATATATCGCCACAAAATGCAAGAGGAAGTTTTACAGGAACACCTGGAGAAGCGATGTCAAAAAATGGTAAGAGTGCTACCTATTCACTTACTGGAGATTATCCTGTAGGAAATAAAATTTCTGAGAAAAAACTTATTTTCGGACGCTATATTAACGATGCCGATTTATCAGGAAATAAAAATGTAGCTGTAATTGGTGAGGAAGTGTATAAAAACTTTTTTGACTCTAAAAAGAAAGAAAATCCGATCGGAAAATCAATAAATATCAAAGGACTCTTTTTTAATATCATTGGTGTTTTCAGAGTGAAAAAGGGAGGCGGTTTTGAAAATGACCGTACCGTGTTTATTCCACTTTCTACCTACACGAAAATGTATAATGCCGGAGATAATATAGATATGTTTGCGATTGTAGGAAGGTCGGAAGCAGATCTAAAAGTGGTAGAGGAAAAAGTAAAACAAGTTTTAAAGCTTAAAAATAAAGTTTCACCAGAAGATACTAATGCTTTCGGAAGTTTCAATCTCGGAAAAGAATTTGGAAAATTAACCGGATTTTTAACAGGTATGCAGCTTTTGACGATTATTGTAGGAACATTAACGATTCTTGCAGGCGTTATTGCGATTTCAAATATCCTATTGATCACGGTAAAAGAAAGAACTAAGGAGATAGGAATCAGGAGAGCTTTAGGAGCAAAACCTTCTGAGGTAAGAAATCAGATTTTGCTGGAAAGTGTTGTTATAACACTGTCTTCGGGATTACTCGGGTTTATGTCTGGAATATTTGTGCTTATGATTCTGAATATGATAACGCAGAATCAGGATGCCTTTCCATTTTATAATCCCACGGTAAATTATGGGAATGTATTTGCCGCGATGGCGGTGATGGTGATTTTGGGACTTATTATTGGAATGATCCCTGCCCAGAGAGCTGTAAAAATAAGACCTATCGAGGCATTAAGATCTGAATAA
- a CDS encoding efflux RND transporter periplasmic adaptor subunit has product MKKKFTWKKAIYILLGLLFAVALFSGIGYLIKSNSKESEAFLTRKPTIQNMDDKVMATGKIIPKEEIEIKPNIAGIIDKILVDEGDKVVAGQLVATVRIIPNIADVNNAQQEVENSQLQINNAKMNVENMQKQFDMQQKLYSQGVISKQDFLNSQQQLYSQQQSLKNANQQFQTAQKRLQIVKTGATPELQGFATTQIRSKAAGTVLEVPVKVGSQVIEANSFNAGTTICSIADLNLLIFQGEIDEAQAGKLKQGMNMNIVIGALQNKTFPGKLTMIAPKGKDNLGTIKFPVEGDVFNPNNEYIRAGFSANGEIVLNSQKNALLLDESLVQYEKSNGKDKSFVEVKQADGKFKKVYVKLGASDGINVQVLSGIDKNSEVKVWNPSDKDKEELKEKKK; this is encoded by the coding sequence ATGAAAAAGAAATTCACTTGGAAAAAAGCCATTTATATACTGTTGGGGCTTTTATTTGCAGTGGCATTATTCTCAGGAATTGGTTATCTTATAAAATCTAATTCTAAAGAGAGTGAGGCTTTCCTTACGCGGAAACCAACGATCCAGAATATGGATGATAAAGTAATGGCGACAGGAAAAATTATCCCAAAAGAAGAAATTGAAATCAAACCGAACATTGCAGGTATCATTGATAAGATTTTAGTAGATGAAGGAGATAAAGTGGTCGCTGGACAATTGGTTGCTACAGTAAGGATTATTCCAAATATTGCTGATGTAAATAATGCGCAACAAGAAGTTGAAAACTCTCAGCTTCAGATCAATAATGCTAAGATGAATGTAGAAAATATGCAGAAGCAATTTGATATGCAGCAGAAATTATATAGTCAGGGAGTGATCTCAAAACAGGATTTTTTAAACTCTCAGCAGCAATTATATTCTCAGCAACAATCTCTTAAAAATGCAAATCAGCAATTTCAGACAGCACAAAAAAGATTGCAGATCGTGAAAACAGGTGCTACACCGGAATTGCAAGGTTTTGCGACAACTCAGATCCGTTCTAAAGCAGCAGGAACTGTTCTTGAGGTTCCTGTAAAAGTAGGAAGTCAGGTAATTGAGGCTAACTCTTTCAATGCCGGAACTACGATTTGTTCTATTGCAGATCTTAATTTGTTAATCTTCCAAGGGGAAATTGATGAAGCTCAGGCAGGAAAACTAAAGCAGGGAATGAATATGAATATCGTTATCGGTGCTCTGCAAAATAAAACATTCCCAGGGAAATTAACGATGATCGCTCCTAAAGGAAAAGACAATCTGGGTACCATAAAATTCCCGGTTGAAGGTGATGTATTTAATCCAAATAATGAGTATATCAGAGCAGGTTTTTCAGCCAATGGAGAGATCGTATTGAATTCTCAGAAAAATGCTTTACTATTGGATGAGTCACTTGTTCAATATGAAAAGAGTAATGGTAAGGACAAATCTTTTGTTGAAGTAAAACAGGCAGATGGAAAATTCAAAAAAGTATATGTGAAATTAGGTGCTAGCGATGGTATCAATGTACAGGTGCTTTCAGGAATCGATAAAAATTCTGAAGTCAAAGTTTGGAACCCTTCTGATAAAGACAAAGAAGAGCTTAAAGAAAAGAAAAAATAA